One genomic window of Candidatus Zixiibacteriota bacterium includes the following:
- a CDS encoding type III pantothenate kinase, with amino-acid sequence MIIAIDIGNTTTTVGINEADKFTGFYRIAQTSGETGISATSDDIGLKIFQLVRIHHNAEIPVEGIAICSVVPDLTQKYIEMAKKYFNIDAWILDYKTELGLKIEVDQPEQVGPDRLANAIAAKTLYGCPSIVIDFGTATTFDVINADGNYIGGAIAPGVSTSSAELFRRASRLFPIQLKKPEKCIGSNSTEAMRAGIFYGTLGQIDYIAEKTIEELGEGDVKIIATGGFAEKFAPHSTRIQKVDPTLTLQGILLAYQLNK; translated from the coding sequence ATGATAATAGCAATTGATATTGGCAATACCACTACCACGGTGGGAATTAACGAGGCTGATAAATTCACGGGATTCTACAGGATTGCCCAAACCAGCGGGGAAACCGGCATATCAGCAACATCGGATGATATCGGTTTGAAAATTTTCCAGCTTGTCAGGATACATCATAATGCCGAAATTCCGGTTGAGGGAATAGCTATCTGTTCGGTAGTACCTGACCTGACTCAGAAATACATAGAGATGGCTAAGAAATATTTCAATATCGATGCCTGGATTTTAGACTATAAAACTGAGCTGGGGCTTAAAATCGAAGTTGACCAGCCGGAGCAGGTTGGTCCTGACAGGCTGGCTAATGCAATCGCGGCTAAAACCCTCTATGGCTGCCCTTCAATAGTAATAGACTTTGGCACAGCTACTACTTTTGATGTTATAAACGCGGATGGCAATTATATCGGCGGCGCCATCGCTCCCGGAGTATCTACCTCCTCAGCGGAATTATTCCGCAGGGCTTCCCGGCTATTCCCGATTCAGCTGAAGAAACCCGAAAAATGTATCGGCTCTAATTCAACCGAGGCGATGAGAGCGGGTATTTTCTACGGCACTTTGGGGCAGATAGATTATATAGCGGAAAAAACCATAGAGGAGCTTGGTGAAGGTGATGTTAAAATAATCGCCACTGGCGGTTTTGCCGAGAAATTTGCGCCGCACTCGACTCGGATTCAGAAAGTCGATCCGACATT